In Burkholderia sp. WP9, a genomic segment contains:
- the rpsA gene encoding 30S ribosomal protein S1 yields MQILIFMSDLQTSTPNTESFAALFEESLTKQDMRAGEVISAEVVRVDHNFVVVNAGLKSEAYIPLEEFLNDAGEVEVQAGDFVSVAIDALENGYGDTILSRDKAKRLASWLSLEKALDNNELVTGTITGKVKGGMTVMVNGIRAFLPGSLVDTRPVKDTTPYEGKTLEFRVIKLDRKRNNVVLSRRAVIEATQGEERAKLLETLKEGAIVEGVVKNITDYGAFVDLGGIDGLLHITDIAWRRVRHPSEVLSVGQEVTAKILKFDQEKNRVSLGIKQLGDDPWEGISRRYPSGTRLFGKVTNITDYGAFVEVESGIEGLVHVSEMDWTNKNVAPSKVVQLGDEVEVMVLEIDEDRRRISLGMKQCKPNPWDDFSRNFKKGDKLQGAIKSITDFGVFIGLPGGIDGLVHLSDLSWSETGEEAVRKYKKGDEVEAIVLGIDVEKERISLGIKQLEGDPFSNFVAMNDKGSIVDGVVKSVDAKGAVVQLSAEVEGYLRASEIAQDRVEDARNVLKDGDKVNAMIINIDRKSRGINLSIKAKDSAEQQEAIRGLASSDSSSAATGTTNLGALLKAKLDGQNQ; encoded by the coding sequence ATGCAAATTTTGATTTTTATGTCCGACCTGCAAACCTCTACCCCGAATACCGAATCTTTTGCGGCTCTGTTCGAAGAGTCGCTGACCAAGCAAGACATGCGCGCCGGCGAAGTGATCTCCGCCGAAGTCGTGCGTGTTGACCACAACTTCGTGGTCGTCAACGCTGGTCTCAAGTCCGAAGCCTACATCCCGCTCGAAGAGTTCCTGAACGACGCGGGCGAGGTAGAAGTGCAGGCGGGCGACTTCGTTTCCGTCGCGATCGACGCGCTGGAAAACGGCTATGGCGACACGATCCTGTCGCGCGACAAGGCGAAGCGCCTGGCTTCGTGGCTGTCGCTGGAAAAGGCTCTCGACAACAACGAACTCGTGACCGGCACGATCACGGGCAAGGTCAAGGGCGGCATGACCGTCATGGTCAACGGCATCCGCGCGTTCCTGCCGGGTTCGCTGGTTGACACGCGTCCGGTCAAGGACACGACCCCGTACGAAGGCAAGACGCTGGAATTCCGCGTCATCAAGCTCGACCGCAAGCGTAACAACGTCGTGCTGTCGCGTCGTGCCGTGATCGAAGCGACCCAAGGCGAAGAGCGCGCAAAGCTGCTCGAAACGCTGAAGGAAGGCGCGATCGTGGAAGGCGTGGTGAAGAACATCACCGATTACGGCGCGTTCGTGGACCTCGGCGGTATCGACGGCCTGCTGCACATCACCGACATCGCATGGCGTCGTGTTCGTCACCCGAGCGAAGTGCTGTCGGTTGGCCAGGAAGTCACCGCGAAGATCCTCAAGTTCGACCAAGAGAAGAACCGAGTTTCGCTGGGCATCAAGCAACTGGGCGACGATCCGTGGGAAGGCATTTCGCGCCGTTACCCGTCGGGCACGCGCCTGTTCGGTAAGGTCACCAATATCACCGACTACGGCGCATTCGTCGAAGTCGAATCGGGCATCGAAGGCCTGGTTCACGTGTCGGAAATGGACTGGACGAACAAGAACGTTGCACCGTCGAAGGTTGTGCAACTGGGCGACGAAGTCGAAGTCATGGTTCTCGAAATCGACGAAGACCGCCGCCGTATCAGCCTCGGCATGAAGCAATGCAAGCCGAACCCGTGGGACGACTTCAGCCGCAACTTCAAGAAGGGCGACAAGCTGCAAGGCGCGATCAAGTCGATCACCGACTTCGGCGTCTTCATCGGTCTGCCGGGCGGCATCGACGGTCTGGTTCACCTGTCGGACCTGTCGTGGTCGGAAACGGGCGAAGAAGCAGTTCGCAAGTACAAGAAGGGCGACGAAGTGGAAGCGATCGTTCTCGGCATCGACGTCGAGAAGGAACGCATTTCGCTGGGCATCAAGCAGCTCGAAGGCGACCCGTTCAGCAACTTCGTTGCCATGAACGACAAGGGTTCGATCGTCGACGGCGTGGTCAAGTCGGTGGACGCGAAGGGTGCCGTGGTTCAGCTGTCGGCTGAAGTCGAAGGCTACCTGCGCGCTTCGGAAATCGCACAAGATCGCGTGGAAGATGCTCGCAACGTGCTGAAGGACGGCGACAAGGTCAACGCGATGATCATCAACATCGATCGCAAGTCGCGTGGCATCAACCTGTCGATCAAGGCCAAGGATTCGGCTGAGCAACAGGAAGCGATCCGCGGCCTGGCTTCGTCGGACTCGAGCTCGGCTGCTACCGGCACGACGAACCTCGGCGCGCTGCTGAAGGCCAAGCTCGACGGCCAGAACCAGTAA
- a CDS encoding integration host factor subunit beta, producing the protein MTKSELVAQLATRFPQLVLKDADFAVKTMLDAMSEALANGHRIEIRGFGSFGLNRRPSRVGRNPKSGEKVLVPEKYVPHFKPGKELRERVDRRAGEPLKAEEPDDDL; encoded by the coding sequence ATGACCAAATCGGAATTGGTCGCCCAGCTGGCTACGCGATTTCCGCAACTTGTTCTTAAAGATGCGGATTTCGCGGTGAAGACGATGCTTGATGCGATGTCGGAGGCGCTTGCCAACGGTCATCGCATCGAAATTCGTGGCTTCGGCAGCTTCGGCCTTAACCGCCGTCCCTCCCGCGTCGGGCGTAATCCGAAGTCGGGCGAGAAGGTGTTGGTACCTGAGAAGTACGTACCGCACTTCAAGCCGGGCAAGGAATTGCGCGAGCGGGTAGATCGTCGCGCGGGCGAGCCGCTGAAGGCCGAAGAGCCGGATGACGACCTGTAA
- a CDS encoding LapA family protein, which yields MKFIVWLIRVLVFVLLLVLALSNTQPATLNFLAGYAWSAPLILIGLAFFVVGLLAGLVSSMPAMVRLRMENGRLKRELRVARETPVVVEQPPMPPLI from the coding sequence ATGAAATTTATCGTCTGGCTGATCCGTGTGCTGGTGTTCGTGCTGCTGCTGGTGCTGGCGCTCTCCAACACACAACCTGCTACGCTGAATTTCCTCGCCGGCTACGCATGGTCGGCGCCGTTGATCCTGATCGGCCTCGCGTTCTTCGTGGTAGGGCTGCTGGCTGGGCTGGTGTCGTCGATGCCGGCCATGGTGCGCTTGCGCATGGAAAACGGCCGGCTCAAACGCGAGTTGCGCGTGGCGCGCGAAACCCCGGTCGTGGTCGAACAGCCGCCCATGCCGCCGCTGATCTGA
- the lapB gene encoding lipopolysaccharide assembly protein LapB produces the protein MDLDFWWLLVIPVAFAFGWMAARYDLKTLLSESANLPRSYFRGLNFLLNEQPDQAIDAFIEVVKLDPETVELHFALGNLFRRRGETDRAIRVHQNLLSRADLPVSERDHALYELGQDFLKAGLLDRAEETFRSLETGDYALGAQRALLTIYEIEKDWVKSIDTARHLETMGAESLDKEIAQFHCELAQEALQQKKPDEARRQLGFALKANPTNVRATILFGDVDAAGGAPEAAIAQWRRVEEQNPAYLPLVAEKLMKAYEALGRPQDGADLLTTWVDRYPTNDLLDVAYQHVASLRGPEAAHALARSQMQKSPNLAGMTRLLEAQEAVAEEPRRSELELMRTLIRQRTKNLPRYTCQNCGFRARLFYWQCPGCSGWETYAPRRVEPITASN, from the coding sequence ATGGATCTAGACTTCTGGTGGCTGCTTGTCATACCCGTCGCTTTCGCGTTTGGCTGGATGGCTGCGCGCTACGACCTCAAGACGCTGCTGTCTGAAAGCGCCAACCTGCCGCGCTCGTATTTTCGCGGCCTGAATTTCCTGCTCAACGAGCAGCCGGACCAGGCGATCGACGCGTTCATCGAAGTGGTCAAGCTCGATCCGGAAACGGTCGAACTGCACTTCGCGCTGGGCAACCTGTTCCGTCGCCGCGGTGAAACGGATCGCGCGATTCGCGTGCATCAGAATCTGTTGAGCCGTGCCGACCTGCCGGTCAGCGAGCGCGATCATGCGCTCTATGAGTTGGGGCAGGATTTCCTGAAAGCGGGCTTGCTCGATCGCGCCGAAGAAACCTTCCGCTCGCTCGAAACCGGCGACTATGCGCTCGGCGCGCAGCGCGCGCTTCTCACCATCTACGAAATCGAGAAGGACTGGGTCAAGTCGATCGACACGGCCCGTCATCTGGAAACGATGGGTGCGGAGTCGCTCGACAAGGAAATCGCGCAGTTCCACTGCGAACTCGCGCAGGAAGCGCTGCAACAGAAGAAGCCCGACGAGGCCCGCCGTCAGCTCGGTTTCGCGTTGAAGGCGAACCCGACCAATGTGCGCGCCACGATCCTGTTCGGCGACGTCGACGCGGCCGGCGGCGCGCCGGAAGCGGCGATCGCCCAATGGCGGCGGGTGGAGGAGCAGAATCCGGCTTATCTGCCGCTGGTCGCGGAAAAGCTGATGAAGGCCTACGAGGCGCTCGGCCGTCCGCAAGATGGCGCCGATCTGCTCACCACGTGGGTGGACCGCTATCCGACCAACGATCTGCTCGACGTGGCTTACCAGCACGTCGCATCGCTGCGCGGACCCGAGGCCGCGCATGCGCTGGCGCGCTCGCAAATGCAGAAGTCGCCAAATCTGGCGGGCATGACGCGGCTGCTCGAGGCGCAGGAAGCCGTCGCGGAAGAACCGCGCCGCAGCGAACTCGAACTGATGCGCACGCTGATTCGCCAGCGCACCAAAAATCTGCCACGGTATACGTGCCAGAATTGCGGTTTCAGGGCGCGGCTTTTTTACTGGCAGTGCCCGGGTTGCAGCGGTTGGGAAACCTATGCGCCGCGCCGGGTCGAGCCGATCACCGCGTCGAACTGA